In Corvus moneduloides isolate bCorMon1 chromosome 12, bCorMon1.pri, whole genome shotgun sequence, the following proteins share a genomic window:
- the SLC38A7 gene encoding putative sodium-coupled neutral amino acid transporter 7 isoform X1, with amino-acid sequence MAQGTGSINSDYKDWEWSDDAGERARLLQSPSVETVPKNSESQGNGLGTTSALGAVFIVVNAALGAGLLNFPAAFSMAGGVAAGIALQMCMLIFIIGGLVILAYCSQASNERTYQEVVWAVCGKVPGVLCEVAIAVYTFGTCIAFLIIIGDQEDKIIAALVKEPEEVGSSCWYTDRKFTISITAFLLILPLSIPKEIGFQKYASSLSVIGTWYVTAVIIIKYIWPDKELVPVEIPTSPSTWTAVFNAMPTICFGFQCHVSSVPVFNSMKQPEVKTWGAVVTAAMVIALFVYTGTGACGFLTFGAGVEQDVLMSYPSNDIPVALARAFIILCVLTSYPILHFCGRAVLEGLWLRYTGVTVEEDVVRERRRRLLQTISWFLLTLLLALFIPDIGKVISVIGGLAACFIFVFPGLCLIQAKLSEIQETKAISWWAQVSYGVFMVTLGAFIFGQTTANAIFVDLTA; translated from the exons ATggctcagggcactgggagcatcAACAGTGACTACAAGGACTGGGAGTGGAGCGACGATGCTGGCGAACGGGCCAGGCTTCTGCAGAGCCCTAGTGTGGAGACAGTGCCCAAAAATTCAGAGAGCCAAGGAAATGGTCTGGGGACAACGTCGGCTCTGGGAGCTGTCTTCATTGTGGTCAACGCTGCCCTCGGGGCTGGGCTGCTCAacttccctgctgccttcagcatgGCCGGTGGCGTGGCTGCAGGCATCGCCCTGCAGATG tgcATGTTGATCTTCATCATCGGAGGCTTGGTGATCCTGGCGTACTGCTCGCAGGCCAGCAACGAGCGCACCTACCAGGAGGTTGTGTGGGCTGTCTGCGGGAAGGTGCCTGGTGTGCTGTGCGAGGTGGCCATCGCTGTCTACACCTTTGGCACTTGCATCGCCTTCCTCATCATCATTGGAGATCAAGAGGACAAGA TCATTGCTGCTCTGGTGAAGGAGCCCGAGGAAgttgggagcagctgctggtacACAGACCGCAAGTTCACCATCAGCATCACCgccttcctcctcatcctgcccctctccatccccaaaGAGATTGGCTTCCAAAAATATGCCAG CTCCCTCAGTGTGATTGGCACATGGTATGTCACAGCAGTCATTATCATCAAGTACATCTGGCCCGACAAGGAGCTGGTGCCTGTGGAGATCCCCACCAG CCCCTCCACCTGGACAGCTGTCTTCAATGCCATGCCCACCATCTGCTTTGGGTTCCAG TGCCATGTGAGCAGCGTGCCCGTCTTTAACAGCATGAAGCAGCCAGAGGTGAAGACCTGGGGGGCAGTGGTGACAGCAGCCATGGTGATTGCTCTCTTTGTCTACACAGGCACTG GTGCCTGTGGCTTCCTAACCTTTGGAGCTGGCGTGGAGCAGGATGTCTTGATGTCCTACCCCTCCAATGACATCCCTGTTGCCCTTGCCCGGGCTTTCATCATCCTCTGTGTGCTGACATCCTACCCCATCCTACACTTCTGTGGCCG GGCTGTCTTGGAGGGTCTCTGGCTCCGCTACACTGGGGTAACAGTGGAGGAGGACGTGGTTCGGGAGCGGAGGAGACGCCTGCTTCAGACCATCAGCTGGTTCCTCCTGACACTCCTCCTGGCTCTTTTCATCCCTGACATTGGCAAAGTCATCTCTGTCATTGGGGGCTTGGCCGCCTGCTTCATCTTTGTCTTCCCAG GGCTCTGCCTGATTCAAGCCAAGCTCTCCGAGATCCAAGAAACCAAGGCAATCAG CTGGTGGGCCCAGGTCAGCTATGGGGTCTTCATGGTCACCCTTGGAGCCTTCATCTTTGGACAGACCACTGCCAATGCCATCTTTGTGGATCTTACAGCCTGA
- the GOT2 gene encoding aspartate aminotransferase, mitochondrial, whose protein sequence is MALLHSRRFLAAPRLAAAASRASSWWSHVEMGPPDPILGVTEAYKRDTNSKKMNLGVGAYRDDSGKPYVLNCVRKAEAMIASKKMDKEYLPIGGLADFTRASAELALGENSEAFKSGRYVTVQGISGTGSLRIGANFLQRFFKASRDVYLPKPSWGNHTPIFRDAGMQLQAYRYYDPKTCSLDFSGAMDDISKIPEKSIILLHACAHNPTGVDPRQEQWKELAATVKKRNLLVYFDMAYQGFASGDINRDAWAVRYFIEQGINIVLSQSFAKNMGLYGERAGAFTVICSDADEAKRVESQLKILIRPMYSNPPMNGARIASMILNTPDLRKEWLTEVKGMADRIIGMRTQLVSNLKKEGSSHNWQHITDQIGMFCFTGLKPEQVERLIKEFSIYMTKDGRISVAGVTSGNVGYLAHAIHQVTK, encoded by the exons atGGCGCTCCTGCACAGCCGCCGGTTCCTCGCCGCCCCGCgcctcgccgccgccgcctctcGAGCCAG CTCATGGTGGTCCCATGTGGAGATGGGTCCCCCCGACCCCATCCTGGGGGTGACAGAAGCTTACAAGCGTGACACCAACTCCAAGAAGATGaacctgggtgtgggggcatACCGGGATGACAGTGGGAAGCCCTATGTCCTGAACTGTGTTCGCAAG GCGGAGGCCATGATAGCATCCAAGAAGATGGATAAGGAGTACTTGCCCATCGGGGGACTAGCAGATTTCACCCGGGCATCCGCAGAACTGGCTCTGGGGGAAAACAGTGAAGCTTTCAAGAGTGGCCGG taTGTTACTGTGCAGGGCATTTCTGGGACTGGATCTCTGCGAATTGGAGCCAATTTTTTG CAACGATTCTTCAAGGCCAGCCGTGATGTGTATCTACCCAAACCGTCCTGGGGCAATCACACCCCCATTTTCCGTGATGCTGGCATGCAACTTCAGGCTTATCGCTACTATGACCCCAAGACATGCAGCCTTGACTTCTCTGGAGCCATGGATGACATTTCT AAAATTCCAGAGAAGAGCATCATCCTCTTACATGCTTGTGCTCACAACCCCACTGGGGTGGATCCCCGGCAGGAGCAATGGAAGGAGTTGGCAGCTACAGTGAAG AAACGAAACCTCCTGGTGTACTTTGACATGGCCTACCAGGGCTTTGCCAGTGGGGACATCAACCGGGATGCCTGGGCTGTGCGGTATTTCATCGAGCAGGGCATCAACATCGTCCTGTCACAGTCCTTCGCTAAGAACATGGGGCTGTACG GAGAGCGTGCGGGTGCCTTCACCGTGATCTGCAGTGATGCAGATGAAGCCAAGAGGGTCGAATCGCAGCTGAAGATCCTCATCCGCCCCATGTATTCCAACCCACCCATGAACGGAGCGCGCATTGCCTCTATGATCCTGAACACCCCTGACCTACGGAAGGAGTG GCTCACAGAGGTGAAGGGCATGGCTGACCGGATCATCGGCATGCGGACTCAGCTGGTGTCCAACCTCAAGAAAGAGGGATCCTCCCACAACTGGCAGCACATCACTGACCAGATCGGCATGTTCTGCTTCACAGGGCTGAAGCCTGAGCAG GTGGAGCGGCTGATCAAGGAGTTCTCCATCTACATGACAAAGGATGGACGCATCTCTGTGGCGGGAGTTACATCAGGCAATGTAGGTTACCTGGCTCATGCCATCCATCAAGTCACAAAGTAA
- the SLC38A7 gene encoding putative sodium-coupled neutral amino acid transporter 7 isoform X4, with protein sequence MLIFIIGGLVILAYCSQASNERTYQEVVWAVCGKVPGVLCEVAIAVYTFGTCIAFLIIIGDQEDKIIAALVKEPEEVGSSCWYTDRKFTISITAFLLILPLSIPKEIGFQKYASSLSVIGTWYVTAVIIIKYIWPDKELVPVEIPTSPSTWTAVFNAMPTICFGFQCHVSSVPVFNSMKQPEVKTWGAVVTAAMVIALFVYTGTGACGFLTFGAGVEQDVLMSYPSNDIPVALARAFIILCVLTSYPILHFCGRAVLEGLWLRYTGVTVEEDVVRERRRRLLQTISWFLLTLLLALFIPDIGKVISVIGGLAACFIFVFPGLCLIQAKLSEIQETKAISWWAQVSYGVFMVTLGAFIFGQTTANAIFVDLTA encoded by the exons ATGTTGATCTTCATCATCGGAGGCTTGGTGATCCTGGCGTACTGCTCGCAGGCCAGCAACGAGCGCACCTACCAGGAGGTTGTGTGGGCTGTCTGCGGGAAGGTGCCTGGTGTGCTGTGCGAGGTGGCCATCGCTGTCTACACCTTTGGCACTTGCATCGCCTTCCTCATCATCATTGGAGATCAAGAGGACAAGA TCATTGCTGCTCTGGTGAAGGAGCCCGAGGAAgttgggagcagctgctggtacACAGACCGCAAGTTCACCATCAGCATCACCgccttcctcctcatcctgcccctctccatccccaaaGAGATTGGCTTCCAAAAATATGCCAG CTCCCTCAGTGTGATTGGCACATGGTATGTCACAGCAGTCATTATCATCAAGTACATCTGGCCCGACAAGGAGCTGGTGCCTGTGGAGATCCCCACCAG CCCCTCCACCTGGACAGCTGTCTTCAATGCCATGCCCACCATCTGCTTTGGGTTCCAG TGCCATGTGAGCAGCGTGCCCGTCTTTAACAGCATGAAGCAGCCAGAGGTGAAGACCTGGGGGGCAGTGGTGACAGCAGCCATGGTGATTGCTCTCTTTGTCTACACAGGCACTG GTGCCTGTGGCTTCCTAACCTTTGGAGCTGGCGTGGAGCAGGATGTCTTGATGTCCTACCCCTCCAATGACATCCCTGTTGCCCTTGCCCGGGCTTTCATCATCCTCTGTGTGCTGACATCCTACCCCATCCTACACTTCTGTGGCCG GGCTGTCTTGGAGGGTCTCTGGCTCCGCTACACTGGGGTAACAGTGGAGGAGGACGTGGTTCGGGAGCGGAGGAGACGCCTGCTTCAGACCATCAGCTGGTTCCTCCTGACACTCCTCCTGGCTCTTTTCATCCCTGACATTGGCAAAGTCATCTCTGTCATTGGGGGCTTGGCCGCCTGCTTCATCTTTGTCTTCCCAG GGCTCTGCCTGATTCAAGCCAAGCTCTCCGAGATCCAAGAAACCAAGGCAATCAG CTGGTGGGCCCAGGTCAGCTATGGGGTCTTCATGGTCACCCTTGGAGCCTTCATCTTTGGACAGACCACTGCCAATGCCATCTTTGTGGATCTTACAGCCTGA
- the SLC38A7 gene encoding putative sodium-coupled neutral amino acid transporter 7 isoform X3, translating to MAQGTGSINSDYKDWEWSDDAGERARLLQSPSVETVPKNSESQGNGLGTTSALGAVFIVVNAALGAGLLNFPAAFSMAGGVAAGIALQMCMLIFIIGGLVILAYCSQASNERTYQEVVWAVCGKVPGVLCEVAIAVYTFGTCIAFLIIIGDQEDKIIAALVKEPEEVGSSCWYTDRKFTISITAFLLILPLSIPKEIGFQKYASSLSVIGTWYVTAVIIIKYIWPDKELVPVEIPTSPSTWTAVFNAMPTICFGFQCHVSSVPVFNSMKQPEVKTWGAVVTAAMVIALFVYTGTGACGFLTFGAGVEQDVLMSYPSNDIPVALARAFIILCVLTSYPILHFCGRALPDSSQALRDPRNQGNQLVGPGQLWGLHGHPWSLHLWTDHCQCHLCGSYSLTPPGWTALMLLKGWRFPLGPKGSGKKTCWCVGKIQENCCDLGLS from the exons ATggctcagggcactgggagcatcAACAGTGACTACAAGGACTGGGAGTGGAGCGACGATGCTGGCGAACGGGCCAGGCTTCTGCAGAGCCCTAGTGTGGAGACAGTGCCCAAAAATTCAGAGAGCCAAGGAAATGGTCTGGGGACAACGTCGGCTCTGGGAGCTGTCTTCATTGTGGTCAACGCTGCCCTCGGGGCTGGGCTGCTCAacttccctgctgccttcagcatgGCCGGTGGCGTGGCTGCAGGCATCGCCCTGCAGATG tgcATGTTGATCTTCATCATCGGAGGCTTGGTGATCCTGGCGTACTGCTCGCAGGCCAGCAACGAGCGCACCTACCAGGAGGTTGTGTGGGCTGTCTGCGGGAAGGTGCCTGGTGTGCTGTGCGAGGTGGCCATCGCTGTCTACACCTTTGGCACTTGCATCGCCTTCCTCATCATCATTGGAGATCAAGAGGACAAGA TCATTGCTGCTCTGGTGAAGGAGCCCGAGGAAgttgggagcagctgctggtacACAGACCGCAAGTTCACCATCAGCATCACCgccttcctcctcatcctgcccctctccatccccaaaGAGATTGGCTTCCAAAAATATGCCAG CTCCCTCAGTGTGATTGGCACATGGTATGTCACAGCAGTCATTATCATCAAGTACATCTGGCCCGACAAGGAGCTGGTGCCTGTGGAGATCCCCACCAG CCCCTCCACCTGGACAGCTGTCTTCAATGCCATGCCCACCATCTGCTTTGGGTTCCAG TGCCATGTGAGCAGCGTGCCCGTCTTTAACAGCATGAAGCAGCCAGAGGTGAAGACCTGGGGGGCAGTGGTGACAGCAGCCATGGTGATTGCTCTCTTTGTCTACACAGGCACTG GTGCCTGTGGCTTCCTAACCTTTGGAGCTGGCGTGGAGCAGGATGTCTTGATGTCCTACCCCTCCAATGACATCCCTGTTGCCCTTGCCCGGGCTTTCATCATCCTCTGTGTGCTGACATCCTACCCCATCCTACACTTCTGTGGCCG GGCTCTGCCTGATTCAAGCCAAGCTCTCCGAGATCCAAGAAACCAAGGCAATCAG CTGGTGGGCCCAGGTCAGCTATGGGGTCTTCATGGTCACCCTTGGAGCCTTCATCTTTGGACAGACCACTGCCAATGCCATCTTTGTGGATCTTACAGCCTGACTCCTCCAGGCTGGACTGCACTGATGCTGCTGAAGGGATGGAGATTTCCTCTAGGACCAAAGGGAAGTGGGAAGAAAACATGTTGGTGTGTTGGGAAGATCCAAGAGAACTGTTGTGACTTGGGGCTTAGCTGA
- the SLC38A7 gene encoding putative sodium-coupled neutral amino acid transporter 7 isoform X2: MEPVLAEDPPRVHVDLHHRRLGDPGVLLAGQQRAHLPGGCVGCLREGAWCAVRGGHRCLHLWHLHRLPHHHWRSRGQDHCCSGEGARGSWEQLLVHRPQVHHQHHRLPPHPAPLHPQRDWLPKICQFPHLGGRGAAEHRAATVPYFRACVPPFCMLEEAGGAAFNCIVSYLWSWQSSRKESHSLSVIGTWYVTAVIIIKYIWPDKELVPVEIPTSPSTWTAVFNAMPTICFGFQCHVSSVPVFNSMKQPEVKTWGAVVTAAMVIALFVYTGTGACGFLTFGAGVEQDVLMSYPSNDIPVALARAFIILCVLTSYPILHFCGRAVLEGLWLRYTGVTVEEDVVRERRRRLLQTISWFLLTLLLALFIPDIGKVISVIGGLAACFIFVFPGLCLIQAKLSEIQETKAISWWAQVSYGVFMVTLGAFIFGQTTANAIFVDLTA, encoded by the exons ATGGAGCCAGTGCTGGCTGAGGACCCCCCTCGAG tgcATGTTGATCTTCATCATCGGAGGCTTGGTGATCCTGGCGTACTGCTCGCAGGCCAGCAACGAGCGCACCTACCAGGAGGTTGTGTGGGCTGTCTGCGGGAAGGTGCCTGGTGTGCTGTGCGAGGTGGCCATCGCTGTCTACACCTTTGGCACTTGCATCGCCTTCCTCATCATCATTGGAGATCAAGAGGACAAGA TCATTGCTGCTCTGGTGAAGGAGCCCGAGGAAgttgggagcagctgctggtacACAGACCGCAAGTTCACCATCAGCATCACCgccttcctcctcatcctgcccctctccatccccaaaGAGATTGGCTTCCAAAAATATGCCAG tttccccatctcggaggcagaggagctgctgagcatcGTGCAGCCACAGTGCCGTACTTCAGGGCTTGTGTCCCTCCCTTCTGCATGCTGGAGGAAGCAGGGGGAGCTGCTTTCAACTGCATTGTCTCCTATCTTTGGAGTTGGCAATCCAGCAGAAAGGAGAGCCA CTCCCTCAGTGTGATTGGCACATGGTATGTCACAGCAGTCATTATCATCAAGTACATCTGGCCCGACAAGGAGCTGGTGCCTGTGGAGATCCCCACCAG CCCCTCCACCTGGACAGCTGTCTTCAATGCCATGCCCACCATCTGCTTTGGGTTCCAG TGCCATGTGAGCAGCGTGCCCGTCTTTAACAGCATGAAGCAGCCAGAGGTGAAGACCTGGGGGGCAGTGGTGACAGCAGCCATGGTGATTGCTCTCTTTGTCTACACAGGCACTG GTGCCTGTGGCTTCCTAACCTTTGGAGCTGGCGTGGAGCAGGATGTCTTGATGTCCTACCCCTCCAATGACATCCCTGTTGCCCTTGCCCGGGCTTTCATCATCCTCTGTGTGCTGACATCCTACCCCATCCTACACTTCTGTGGCCG GGCTGTCTTGGAGGGTCTCTGGCTCCGCTACACTGGGGTAACAGTGGAGGAGGACGTGGTTCGGGAGCGGAGGAGACGCCTGCTTCAGACCATCAGCTGGTTCCTCCTGACACTCCTCCTGGCTCTTTTCATCCCTGACATTGGCAAAGTCATCTCTGTCATTGGGGGCTTGGCCGCCTGCTTCATCTTTGTCTTCCCAG GGCTCTGCCTGATTCAAGCCAAGCTCTCCGAGATCCAAGAAACCAAGGCAATCAG CTGGTGGGCCCAGGTCAGCTATGGGGTCTTCATGGTCACCCTTGGAGCCTTCATCTTTGGACAGACCACTGCCAATGCCATCTTTGTGGATCTTACAGCCTGA